A window from Drosophila nasuta strain 15112-1781.00 chromosome 3, ASM2355853v1, whole genome shotgun sequence encodes these proteins:
- the LOC132790978 gene encoding sulfhydryl oxidase 1, whose product MTRPGAQLALSILVGAMLTVEQLVTAGVPLSRFDALVNKRSEPADETLGLYDDQDKVVKLTVGNFNETVLEQNRGSLVEFYNTYCGHCRRFAPTYKELAQQLHAWHDVVIVSAIDCAAEENNGICRTYEVMGYPTLRYMPPGFHPNDQQYGHKIESQKPEEIRNMLAVLVAAENQTVNNTLWPNFTPVIDAEVSLFEGVNSQRQFVALIHEPENSTLAIQTALFLLQWPVVQVRRFNEAAVAAKYKLDTSKDVIALVDRKGVVKTLLPTAPTSEVYAKTIETALTALNFAPRLELLAADDHQQQASTTAKSGALNDIIKQVRRNKHLIYQADLEMAIRTILHNEVPKVNEIGGERLLALQRFLTVLQRYNPLGTNGRQLVSKLKDYVVQFNQQLPGKSFEQELQRLEAKLAPIYSATHFVGCIGSSPHLRGYSCSLWTLFHFMSVQAAKNEAAQDPLEVLQAMHGYIKNFFGCTDCSEHFQAMASRRKIWNVTSKDEAVLWLWEAHNEVNQRLAGDATEDPQFLKVQFPSASSCAQCRRNATTTSTASKSNADITWNKDAVLSFLKNIHNPEFVSRYGVQREELLHETLDTMRQKRQIANVFSDMDMRMGMFLYAFCIIMMVVAFKLFAFKGGYRKKPYGHDMLGKV is encoded by the exons ATGACGCGACCAGGTGCGCAGCTGGCACTTTCAATTCTTGTGGGCGCAATGCTCACAGTGGAACAACTGGTTACAGCTGGCGTTCCACTCAGCAGATTCGACGCTCTTGTCAACAAAAGGTCCGAGCCGGCGGACGAAACACTTGGCCTCTATGACGATCAAGATAAGGTGGTCAAGTTGACGGTGGGTAATTTCAATGAAACGGTGCTGGAACAAAATCGCGGTTCGCTTGTCGAATTCTACAACACGTATTGCGGACATTGCAGACGCTTTGCGCCCACGTATAAGGAGTTGGCGCAGCAATTGCACGCTTGGCATGATGTGGTCATTGTGAGTGCCATTGACTGTGCCGCTGAGGAGAACAACGGCATCTGTCGCACCTACGAAGTGATGGGCTATCCAACTTTGCGTTATATGCCACCCGGATTCCACCCCAATGATCAGCAATACGGTCACAAAATTGAGTCACAAAAACCCGAGGAAATACGCAATATGTTGGCCGTCTTAGTGGCTGCCGAAAATCAAACGGTTAATAACACTTTGTGGCCCAACTTTACCCCAGTCATCGATGCCGAAGTCTCACTATTCGAGGGTGTGAACAGCCAACGACAGTTTGTTGCCCTGATCCATGAGCCGGAGAACTCAACGCTGGCCATTCAAACAGCGCTCTTCTTGCTGCAATGGCCTGTGGTCCAGGTGCGTCGTTTCAACGAggctgccgttgctgccaAATACAAACTGGACACCTCAAAGGATGTGATCGCCCTCGTGGACCGCAAGGGCGTTGTTAAGACTCTTTTGCCGACTGCACCCACCAGCGAGGTCTATGCCAAGACCATTGAGACGGCGCTTACTGCACTAAATTTCGCGCCGCGACTTGAGCTTTTAGCAGCAGACGATCACCAACAGCAGGCGAGCACCACGGCAAAGAGTGGAGCCCTCAACGACATTATCAAGCAGGTGCGTCGCAACAAACACCTCATTTACCAGGCCGATCTGGAGATGGCCATACGCACTATACTGCACAACGAGGTACCCAAGGTGAATGAGATTGGTGGCGAACGTTTGCTGGCATTGCAACGATTCCTGACCGTGCTGCAGCGCTATAATCCCCTGGGCACCAATGGACGGCAGCTTGTGTCCAAGCTGAAAGATTACGTGGTGCAGTTCAATCAGCAGCTGCCAGGCAAATCTTTCGAACAGGAGCTGCAGCGTCTGGAGGCCAAACTGGCGCCCATCTACTCGGCCACCCACTTTGTTGGATGCATTGGCTCCAGTCCGCATTTGCGTGGCTACAGCTGCTCGCTGTGGACGCTCTTCCACTTTATGAGCGTGCAGGCAGCGAAGAACGAAGCGGCACAGGATCCACTGGAGGTCCTGCAGGCTATGCATGGCTACATCAAGAACTTCTTTGGCTGCACCGATTGCAGCGAACACTTTCAG GCAATGGCGTCGCGACGCAAAATCTGGAATGTGACATCAAAGGACGAAGCCGTGCTGTGGCTGTGGGAAGCCCATAATGAGGTGAATCAGCGCCTGGCCGGCGACGCCACCGAGGATCCGCAATTCCTCAAAGTGCAGTTCCCCAGTGCAAGCAGCTGTGCGCAATGTCGTcgcaatgcaacaacaacctcAACTGCATCGAAATCCAATGCGGACATTACTTGGAACAAGGATGCTGTCTTGAGTTTCCTTAAGAATATCCATAATCCGGAGTTTGTAAGTCGCTACGGGGTGCAGCGAGAGGAGCTGCTGCATGAGACCCTGGACACGATGCGGCAGAAACGCCAAATCGCAAACGTCTTCTCTGACATGGACATGCGAATGGGCATGTTTCTATATGCCTTCTGCATTATCATGATGGTGGTGGCCTTCAAGCTATTTGCCTTCAAAGGTGGTTATCGCAAGAAGCCCTATGGACACGATATGCTTGGCAAGGTGTAA
- the LOC132790986 gene encoding transmembrane protein 183 yields the protein MAGSSNGIDIGAEHDVWFHIAMRLDPEDVQTFGLVCKQFAQLVNSRVFWRNMYRRYCLKSGSSKAWNLQLPAQLQLEQTRNCDTKTLRSLVTEAFFYCYRPLKERLELGYSLDWLLQRSFVSCTQNKYPCLWIVCYTLSNQQSNHIQFRHGEQEVKATNDEIEVVNDWEALANDEANSSLPSYNYEHRHEGVVLLIVLCRQYMPLPLQLLYNQQQSRFRVKATREMLCTDMRAKNLELDFVDDNNSNSKLSVTVKYSRIEKYKVLPWWHPDFKKFFK from the coding sequence ATGGCTGGAAGTTCAAATGGTATAGATATTGGCGCTGAACACGATGTTTGGTTTCACATTGCCATGCGTCTAGATCCGGAGGATGTGCAGACATTTGGACTGGTCTGCAAACAGTTTGCCCAACTGGTGAACTCTCGAGTATTCTGGCGTAACATGTATAGACGCTACTGCCTGAAGAGTGGGTCATCCAAGGCCTGGAACTTGCAGCTTCCTGCCCAGCTGCAGTTGGAGCAAACACGCAATTGTGATACGAAAACCTTGCGCTCTCTCGTAACCGAAGCGTTTTTTTATTGCTATCGGCCGTTGAAGGAGCGATTGGAACTGGGTTACAGCTTGGACTGGTTATTGCAACGGTCATTTGTGTCCTGCACCCAGAACAAGTATCCATGCCTGTGGATTGTATGTTATACTCTGAGTAATCAGCAATCCAATCACATTCAATTCCGACACGGAGAGCAAGAAGTGAAGGCCACAAATGATGAAATTGAAGTGGTCAATGATTGGGAAGCTCTTGCGAATGATGAAGCTAATTCTTCACTCCCGAGCTATAATTATGAGCATCGCCACGAAGGTGTTGTTCTCTTAATAGTCTTGTGTCGCCAATATATGCCTCTtccgctgcagctgctctaCAATCAGCAGCAGTCGCGATTCCGTGTCAAAGCCACCCGTGAAATGCTCTGCACGGATATGAGAGCAAAGAACCTTGAACTGGACTTTGTGGACGacaataatagtaatagtaaatTGAGTGtgactgtgaaatactcgCGTATAGAAAAATACAAGGTTTTGCCCTGGTGGCATCCggattttaaaaagttttttaaataa
- the LOC132790984 gene encoding cytoplasmic tRNA 2-thiolation protein 1 translates to MPIECKAKCGNRATLKRPKTGDALCKDCFFAAFEAEIHHTITSSNLFRRGEKVAVAASGGKDSTVLAHVLKLLNERHDYGLDLVLLSIDEGITGYRDDSLETVKQNRDDYKMPLKILSYEELYGWTMDRIVAQIGRSNNCTFCGVFRRQALDRGAKLLAVDSIATGHNADDIAETVLMNILRGDTARLRRCTDIRTGGGEDSISRVKPLKYSYEKEIVMYAHYKKLVYFSTECVFAPNAYRGHARAFLKDLEKVRPSVIMDIIYSGEQLRFKDTVKKPVRGICERCGFVSSQQPCKACVLLEGLNRGLPKLGIGKKSKGDRMIAKQNQELALRERANLVKNDF, encoded by the exons ATGCCCATCGAGTGTAAAGCGAAATGTGGCAACCGGGCCACTTTAAAA CGCCCAAAAACTGGTGACGCACTCTGCAAAGATTGCTTCTTTGCTGCTTTCGAAGCTGAAATTCATCACACCATCACATCGAGCAATCTATTTCGTCGAGGAGAGaaggttgctgttgctgcaagcGGTGGCAAGGATTCAACAGTGTTGGCACATGT ATTAAAGCTGCTCAACGAAAGACACGATTATGGCCTCGACCTGGTGCTGCTCTCTATTGACGAGGGAATTACGGGATATCGTGACGACAGTTTAGAGACGGTCAAACAAAATAGAGATGATTACAAAATGCCACTTAAGATTCTTTCCTACGAGGAGCTTTATGGCTGGACAATGGATCGCATTGTGGCCCAAATCGGACGATCTAACAACTGTACGTTCTGTGGCGTATTTCGTCGTCAAGCCTTGGATCGTGGGGCAAAACTGTTGGCTGTCGACAGCATTGCCACCGGCCACAATGCCGACGACATTGCGGAAACGGTGCTAATGAATATTCTGCGCGGCGACACTGCACGATTGCGTCGCTGCACGGACATCAGAACTGGCGGTGGTGAGGATTCAATTTCACGCGTCAAGCCATTGAAATATAGCTATGAGAAGGAAATCGTCATGTACGCACACTATAAGAAATTGGTCTACTTTTCCACCGAATGCGTTTTCGCACCAAATGCGTATCGCGGCCATGCGCGTGCTTTCCTCAAAGATCTGGAGAAGGTGCGCCCCTCGGTTATTATGGACATAATTTACTCGGGAGAACAGCTGCGCTTCAAGGATACGGTTAAGAAGCCTGTGCGTGGTATCTGCGAACGCTGCGGTTTTGTGTCATCACAACAGCCGTGCAAAGCATGTGTGCTGCTCGAGGGTCTGAATCGCGGGTTACCCAAGCTGGGCATTGGCAAGAAATCAAAGGGTGATCGCATGATAGCTAAACAGAATCAAGAACTTGCACTCAGAGAGCGTGCAAATCTAGTAAAAAacgatttttga
- the LOC132790982 gene encoding GATA zinc finger domain-containing protein 14 isoform X3, with the protein MNRPPGAYSIDLNETDGGGNLRAKQRKSKRFVPFNNNNRNRIPVQQRLGTKNHRGQFLMRNGSNALFNNYNIDNYNGGPSNAFNHNNNYNNNNANFNINSGNYGNNNNANYNPNMFNSNMNNSNYNNGYNPQQQISINSSNDFQHSLQASREMPNLNSLQTTREMPNLVRFNPVNDNPFYSSLIIERNFENSNLLNSLMNPANQISNNNMQNRLGPQYQARTANDFALGNIREQTNGNTQTRFVPNNSLRLADLVNLDRNTFANMTVAKNAIMLLRTTEQHSADKLINKDK; encoded by the exons ATGAATAGACCGCCTGGTGCGTATTCTATAGATCTCAACGAAACAGATGGAGGCGGAAATCTTCGTGCTAAACAACGAAAAAGCAAACGGTTTGTGccttttaacaataataatcgCAACAGGATTCCTGTTCAACAGCGATTGGGAACCAAAAATCATCGCGGACAGTTCCTAATGCGCAACGGATCGAATGCATTATTCAACAATTACAATATTGACAATTACAATGGAGGCCCTTCAAATGCATTTaaccataacaacaactataataataataatgccaactttaatataaatagtGGCAATTATggtaataataacaatgcgAACTATAATCCAAACATGTTCAATAGCAACATGAATAATTCAAACTATAATAATGGATATAATCCGCAACAACAGATATCCATTAATTCGAGCAATGATTTTCAACATTCACTACAAGCTTCTAGAGAGATGCCAAATTTG AATTCACTGCAAACTACTAGAGAGATGCCAAATTTGGTGCGTTTCAACCCTGTTAATGATAATCCGTTTTATAGTTCATTGATTATTGAACGCAACTTTGAAAATTCGAATTTGTTGAATTCTTTGATGAATCCAGCCAATCAAATTTCCaataataatatgcaaaatCGCTTGGGCCCTCAATATCAAGCTCGCACAGCGAATGATTTTGCTTTGGGTAATATTCGTGAGCAAACAAATGGCAATACCCAAACCAGATTCGTACCTAATAATTCTTTGCGCTTAGCCGACTTGGTGAATTTGGACAGAAACACCTTTGCAAACATGACAGTGGCCAAAAATGCAATCATGTTGCTAAGGACAACGGAACAACATTCAGCAGACAAGCTCATTAATAAAG ATAAATAA
- the LOC132790982 gene encoding NAD kinase 2, mitochondrial isoform X1, whose protein sequence is MLKTKQLLKQIAKEYSNFAPANFELKRALVVTKLSRYEVEQLRHPQLSREQLDQKLRDRGTDVEMLLYLHNLHKDFERRIVQSFENVGCEVKMSSSRLEFRSSLSKDVMSWADVIVPVGGDGTFLLSANRASPLFALSQQKTPIVGFNSDPKHSEGRLMLPKQYSENPAEAVERIKNGDFKWIHRSRIRTTLLGSNGTIPESTDLFRHTAVKMEQVTTSPELLDKQMSAKYKAKMKRVLPYLALNEVFIGENLSARVSHLQLVLNHQDVVNKTKCSGLCVSTGTGSTSWHTSINRITSCDVGDLLRSLPNASSPDMVEMLQNVDSIAHGYNQGLLFAPDDPRICYSIREQICVGVWPSPKTFKSRDFVQSVFIESHCIDANLVIDGSISYPFNDGAKVLLETYPEDALLTINLD, encoded by the exons ATGTTGAAAACGAAGCAATTGCtaaaacaaattgccaaaG AATATTCCAACTTTGCACCCGCGAATTTCGAGCTAAAGCGTGCGCTGGTCGTCACGAAACTCTCGCGTTATGAGGTCGAGCAACTGCGTCATCCGCAACTGTCGCGGGAACAATTGGATCAGAAGCTGCGCGATCGGGGCACCGACGTTGAAATGCTGCTCTATTTGCACAATCTCCACAAGGACTTTGAGCGTCGCATTGTGCAGAGCTTTGAGAATGTGGGATGCGAGGTTAAAATGTCCAGCAG CAGACTTGAATTTAGAAGCTCTCTGAGCAAGGATGTCATGAGCTGGGCAGATGTCATCGTGCCTGTTGGTGGCGATGGCACCTTTCTGCTCTCGGCCAATCGGGCCAGTCCATTGTTTGCGCTCAGTCAGCAGAAGACGCCAATAGTGGGATTCAATTCGGACCCCAAGCACTCAGAGGGTCGCCTCATGTTGCCCAAACAGTACTCTGAGAATCCCGCCGAGGCGGTCGAGCGCATCAAGAAC GGTGACTTCAAGTGGATACATCGCTCGCGCATTCGCACCACGCTCCTGGGCAGCAATGGCACAATTCCTGAGTCAACGGATTTGTTTCGCCACACGGCTGTCAAAATGGAACAGGTGACAACGTCGCCGGAACTGCTCGATAAGCAAATGTCTGCCAAATACAAGGCCAAAATGAAACGAGTGCTTCCCTATCTGGCACTCAACGAG GTTTTTATTGGGGAAAATCTGTCGGCGCGAGTGTCACATTTGCAGCTGGTGCTGAACCATCAGGATGTGGTTAACAAAACAAAGTGCTCTGGTCTGTGCGTGAGCACTGGAACAGGATCCACATCGTGGCACACAAGCATCAATCGCATCACCAGCTGTGATGTTGGTGATCTATTGCGATCGTTGCCCAATGCAAGTTCGCCGGATATGGTTGAAATGCTGCAAAATGTGGATAGTATTGCGCATGGTTATAATCAAGGATTGCTCTTTGCTCCTGATGATCCGCGTATCTGTTACTCGATTCGCGAACAAATCTGTGTTGGTGTCTGGCCATCTCCGAAAACGTTCAAATCGCGAGATTTCGTGCAGAGCGTATTCATCGAGTCGCATTGCATTGATGCCA ATCTAGTGATTGATGGCAGCATTTCGTACCCGTTCAACGATGGTGCCAAAGTGCTGCTGGAAACCTATCCCGAGGATGCGCTGCTAACAATTAATTTAGACTGA
- the LOC132790982 gene encoding NAD kinase 2, mitochondrial isoform X2: MLKTKQLLKQIAKEYSNFAPANFELKRALVVTKLSRYEVEQLRHPQLSREQLDQKLRDRGTDVEMLLYLHNLHKDFERRIVQSFENVGCEVKMSSRLEFRSSLSKDVMSWADVIVPVGGDGTFLLSANRASPLFALSQQKTPIVGFNSDPKHSEGRLMLPKQYSENPAEAVERIKNGDFKWIHRSRIRTTLLGSNGTIPESTDLFRHTAVKMEQVTTSPELLDKQMSAKYKAKMKRVLPYLALNEVFIGENLSARVSHLQLVLNHQDVVNKTKCSGLCVSTGTGSTSWHTSINRITSCDVGDLLRSLPNASSPDMVEMLQNVDSIAHGYNQGLLFAPDDPRICYSIREQICVGVWPSPKTFKSRDFVQSVFIESHCIDANLVIDGSISYPFNDGAKVLLETYPEDALLTINLD; this comes from the exons ATGTTGAAAACGAAGCAATTGCtaaaacaaattgccaaaG AATATTCCAACTTTGCACCCGCGAATTTCGAGCTAAAGCGTGCGCTGGTCGTCACGAAACTCTCGCGTTATGAGGTCGAGCAACTGCGTCATCCGCAACTGTCGCGGGAACAATTGGATCAGAAGCTGCGCGATCGGGGCACCGACGTTGAAATGCTGCTCTATTTGCACAATCTCCACAAGGACTTTGAGCGTCGCATTGTGCAGAGCTTTGAGAATGTGGGATGCGAGGTTAAAATGTCCAGCAG ACTTGAATTTAGAAGCTCTCTGAGCAAGGATGTCATGAGCTGGGCAGATGTCATCGTGCCTGTTGGTGGCGATGGCACCTTTCTGCTCTCGGCCAATCGGGCCAGTCCATTGTTTGCGCTCAGTCAGCAGAAGACGCCAATAGTGGGATTCAATTCGGACCCCAAGCACTCAGAGGGTCGCCTCATGTTGCCCAAACAGTACTCTGAGAATCCCGCCGAGGCGGTCGAGCGCATCAAGAAC GGTGACTTCAAGTGGATACATCGCTCGCGCATTCGCACCACGCTCCTGGGCAGCAATGGCACAATTCCTGAGTCAACGGATTTGTTTCGCCACACGGCTGTCAAAATGGAACAGGTGACAACGTCGCCGGAACTGCTCGATAAGCAAATGTCTGCCAAATACAAGGCCAAAATGAAACGAGTGCTTCCCTATCTGGCACTCAACGAG GTTTTTATTGGGGAAAATCTGTCGGCGCGAGTGTCACATTTGCAGCTGGTGCTGAACCATCAGGATGTGGTTAACAAAACAAAGTGCTCTGGTCTGTGCGTGAGCACTGGAACAGGATCCACATCGTGGCACACAAGCATCAATCGCATCACCAGCTGTGATGTTGGTGATCTATTGCGATCGTTGCCCAATGCAAGTTCGCCGGATATGGTTGAAATGCTGCAAAATGTGGATAGTATTGCGCATGGTTATAATCAAGGATTGCTCTTTGCTCCTGATGATCCGCGTATCTGTTACTCGATTCGCGAACAAATCTGTGTTGGTGTCTGGCCATCTCCGAAAACGTTCAAATCGCGAGATTTCGTGCAGAGCGTATTCATCGAGTCGCATTGCATTGATGCCA ATCTAGTGATTGATGGCAGCATTTCGTACCCGTTCAACGATGGTGCCAAAGTGCTGCTGGAAACCTATCCCGAGGATGCGCTGCTAACAATTAATTTAGACTGA
- the LOC132790979 gene encoding probable ATP-dependent RNA helicase Dbp45A: MQRKEPNPFIKVGLRPWLAKQLLRLGLKEATPIQENCIPAILAGKDCIGAAKTGSGKTFAFALPILEKLSEEPVSHFALVLTPTHELAYQISEQFLVAGQPMGVRVCVVSGGTDQMIESQKLMQRPHIVVAMPGRLADHLTGCTTFSFDNLKYLVVDEADRMLNGDFDESLAIIESCLPKTRQNLFFSATMKDFIKESSIFPIAKDCLEWSQDSDVATVETLDQRYLLCADYDRDMVLIESLRKYREQHEHANVMIFTNTKKYCQLLSMTLASMEIENVCLHGFMRQKERVAALGRFKSNQVRTLIATDVAARGLDIPSVQLVINHMLPRTPKEYIHRVGRTARAGRNGLAISIFRFPRDMELLAAIEAEINTKLTEHPIDQRMVERIFMQVNVTRRESEMQLDNNDFDERAQNYRRKTWIMEGKDPDQMEALYRKKQKDKLREIRRKRKQQQAESAASEETKTMLLDERFKSVDGARFEKKFKKRSTKETEADGSKSKTLTKQFKAKAPAKTTSTSKVNQTANAKRKAKVKR; encoded by the exons ATGCAGAGAAAGGAACCGAATCCCTTCATAAAAGTGGGCTTGCGTCCTTGGCTAGCCAAGCAGCTGCTGCGACTAG GCCTCAAGGAAGCTACACCCATACAAGAAAATTGCATACCAGCTATTTTAGCTGGCAAGGATTGCATTGGAGCAGCAAAGACTGGATctggcaaaacttttgcgtTTGCCTTACCCATATTGGAAAAACTAAGCGAAGAGCCTGTCAGTCATTTTGCCTTAGTGCTAACGCCCACACATGAACTGGCGTATCAAATATCCGAGCAGTTTCTGGTGGCTGGTCAACCAATGGGTGTCCGAGTTTGCGTTGTCTCTGGCGGCACCGATCAGATGATCGAGAGCCAGAAGCTGATGCAACGACCACACATTGTTGTGGCGATGCCAGGTCGCTTGGCAGATCATCTGACTGGCTGCACTACGTTTTCATTTGATAACTTGAAGTATCTCGTGGTGGATGAAGCGGATCGCATGCTGAATGGTGATTTCGATGAGAGCTTGGCCATCATCGAAAGTTGCCTCCCAAAGACACGTCAGAACTTGTTCTTCTCGGCCACCATGAAGGACTTTATCAAAGAGTCTAGCATATTTCCCATAGCCAAGGAT TGCTTAGAATGGTCCCAGGATTCGGATGTGGCCACCGTGGAGACGCTCGATCAACGTTATTTGCTGTGCGCTGATTATGATCGCGATATGGTGCTCATTGAATCTCTACGCAAATATCGCGAACAACATGAACACGCAAATGTTATGATTTTTACAAACACAAAGAA GTACTGCCAACTGTTGTCTATGACCTTGGCCAGCATGGAGATTGAGAATGTTTGCTTGCATGGTTTCATGAGGCAAAAGGAACGTGTCGCCGCCTTGGGTCGCTTCAAATCGAATCAAGTGCGCACCTTGATAGCCACAGATGTCGCCGCACGCGGTCTTGACATACCCAGCGTGCAGCTGGTGATCAATCATATGCTGCCACGCACCCCAAAAGAATACATACATCGAGTGGGACGCACTGCAAGAGCCGGACGCAATGGATTGGCCATATCGATATTCCGGTTTCCCCGTGATATGGAATTGCTGGCCGCAATCGAGGCCGAGATCAATACAAAGCTAACAGAACATCCCATTGATC AGCGCATGGTGGAGCGCATATTCATGCAAGTGAATGTCACAAGACGCGAGTCGGAGATGCAGCTGGATAACAACGATTTTGATGAGCGTGCTCAAAACTACAGACGTAAAACGTGGATAATGGAGGGCAAGGATCCTGACCAAATGGAGGCACT CTATCGCAAGAAACAAAAGGATAAACTGCGGGAAATACGACGTAAGCGTAAACAACAGCAAGCTGAGTCCGCAGCCAGTGAGGAAACCAAGACAATGTTATTGGATGAGCGTTTTAAGTCTGTGGATGGTGCGCGCTTTGAAAAGAAGTTCAAAAAGCGTTCGACAAAGGAAACAGAAGCTGACGGCAGCAAATCGAAAACGCTAACAAAACAGTTTAAAGCAAAAGCACCAGCCAAGACGACATCGACATCAAAAGTAAATCAGACTGCGAATGCGAAGCGCAAGGCGAAAGTAAAGAGATAA
- the LOC132790987 gene encoding uncharacterized protein LOC132790987, protein MSVVSEPETEAESLNVLCAICNEFYNANDIIYSTSSCGHIFHLGCLNRWLRRSTTCPQCRAVCHRQRIHRIYLNFAARSQNDDNDVERLPIQWVPIDLSDPSVAIELDGAIQSGSTPQGYDTYVARAYYQEDLLPGGYVPQARAVFASHGCHARQLNSIVDLLILTDCEYKWETSQNGQVPTNALVAGYSELGEVLYTGRGVHQGHTILGKVHPSHRVLYMPYNEQEVSARTYEVLVVIPKEQAER, encoded by the coding sequence ATGTCTGTGGTGTCAGAACCCGAAACAGAAGCTGAGTCACTCAATGTTTTGTGCGCAATTTGTAACGAATTTTATAATGCAAAcgatataatatattctacAAGTTCGTGTGGCCATATTTTCCATCTGGGCTGTCTGAATCGTTGGCTAAGACGCTCTACTACCTGCCCACAATGTCGAGCCGTTTGTCACCGCCAACGTATACATCGCATTTACTTGAATTTTGCTGCGCGCTCTCAAAATGACGATAATGATGTGGAACGTTTGCCAATTCAATGGGTGCCCATTGATTTAAGTGATCCTTCTGTTGCGATTGAGCTCGACGGCGCTATTCAAAGTGGATCCACACCACAGGGATACGATACGTACGTGGCTCGTGCATATTATCAGGAAGATCTTTTGCCGGGTGGCTATGTTCCCCAAGCGCGAGCTGTCTTTGCATCGCATGGTTGTCATGCTCGTCAACTCAATTCTATAGTGGACCTGTTGATACTCACGGATTGCGAATATAAATGGGAGACGTCACAAAATGGCCAGGTTCCAACGAATGCACTTGTGGCGGGTTACTCGGAGTTGGGTGAAGTCTTGTACACCGGTCGTGGCGTTCATCAGGGCCACACAATCTTGGGCAAAGTGCATCCATCGCATCGTGTGCTCTACATGCCTTACAATGAACAGGAAGTAAGTGCTCGTACTTATGAAGTGCTGGTGGTCATACCCAAGGAACAGGCCGAACGCTAG